The sequence ACGCCGATTGTTATGAAAGATAAGCGTTGAAAGATTTGGCGGAAATGTGCAAAGATTCTGATGACGCGATCGAACCCTCGAAAAAGAGATCCGTGACAACCAATCCGTGATCTCGAACGTCTATTAGGTCGGCTTTCCGCAGTTGGGATTGAAAATACTATCAGGAGTCAAATTATGTTGAAGAAGTTTTCTGTTTTGCTGCTTGCAGTGTTGATCGGTGTCGTGAGCGCGTTCGCGCAGGATGCGCAGTTGCGTTCGCTGACGGCCGGACAAAAATATAAGATCAAAGGCGCTGTCGTCGCCAAGGACGACACGAGTTTCGTTATCCGTGACGGCACCGGCGTCGATACGAAGGTCGTGATCTCGTCGGCGACGAGCATCAAAACGAAAGGCGGTTTGTTTGGCGGCGGCGACAAGATCGCTTCGAGCCAGATCGTGCGCGGACTGAATATGGAGGTTGAAGGCCGCGGAGACTCGTCGGGAAGCCTCGCGGCGGAAAAGATCCGCTTCGGAAAAGATGATTTCCGCGTCGCGCAGTCGATCGACGCCCGCGCCACGCCGACTGAAGAGAGGGTTTCGCAGACCGAGCAGAATCAGCAGCGCCTTTCGGGGCAGATCGACGAATTGATGGCGATCTCGAACGCCGCAAAGGGCGGCGCGAAAGCCGCTCAGGAAACGGCCGATGCCGCGGTTCAGGGCGTCAACGTCACGAATCAGCGCATCACGGCGCTTGACGATTACGTCGTTCAGTCGACGGCGACCGTCAATTTCAAGGTCAACAGCGCGGTTCTATCGCCGGAAGGGAAGTCATCGCTCGATCAGATGGCGCAAACCGCGATCCAGCTCAAGGGCTATGTCATCGAAGTCACCGGATTTGCTTCGGCCGAAGGCGATGAGAAGAAGAACAAGGTCCTGAGCCAGCGGCGTGCACAGGCGGTGATCGACTATCTCGTCGAAACGCACAATATCCCGCTGCGCCGTATCGGCCAGTCGTTCGGCTACGGCGAACTTCAGGCGATCGCCGACAACTCGACCAAGGAAGGCCGCGAACAGAACCGGCGCGTTGAGGTCAAGCTGCTCGTCAACCGCGGACTGAACCAGAACGTCGAAGTTCGCACCAACCCGCAGACCGACGAGAAATAATCTACGGCCCAAAAGGGCAGATGCGGGCGCGATTTTCGCCCGCTGCCCTTTTTTCTTACAAACAATGCTTAAGTCGCTGAACGTTGCCGCGCTTCTCATACTCGCGATCGCCTCTTCGATCGTCGCTCAGACCCCGACGCCGACGCCGCGAATCGAGGACGATAATGAAGTTATCAAGGTCGAGTCTCGCCTGATCGTCGTCCCGGTTTCGGTGACCGATTCTACGGGACAGCCGGTCGCCGGACTGACCGCGAGTGATTTTCTGATTTCGGAGGAAAACCGCCCGCAGGAGATCGCCCAGGTGACGAGCGCCGACAAGGTTCCGCTTGAGATCGCGTTGCTGTTCGATATTTCGGCTACGACGAGTCCGATGTTCGATTTTCAGCTTCAGACGGCGATCAAGTTCCTGCAGGACGTGATGCGGCCCGAGGACCGCGCGACGATCTTCACCATCGGCGAACGGCCGGTGATGATCTCGGCTCGCGAAACCGCCGAGCGTTCGGCGATCGCGATCAAAACCATCCAACCGACAAAACAGTTCACTTCGTTTTACGATACGGTCCGGCAGTCGGCAGATTTTCTGATCAAAAACGCCCCGGCCGGAACGCGCCGCGTGGTCGTGACGCTGTCGGACGGCGAGGACACGAACAGCGACGCGATCCGCGATGCGATCAACGATGGTTACCGGAAACTCGGACGGCGGATCGATTCGATCGATTCGAAGACGCTTTATCAACTGACGATAAAGAACCGCGACGAAGCAAGCGTCCGCGAACAAGGCCGCGTGCTTCGATTTCTGCAAAACGCCGACACGGTCTTCTATTCGATCAATTCGGCGGGGAACTCCTATCAGCTCAACAAGGGAAGTCTTTTCGGACAGGCGAATATGCAGCGGTTCGCGGACGATACCGGCGGCACGGCGTTCCTGCCTAAATTCCAGCCGGTGACGCTTAAAGACCCGGTTCTCAATTCATACAACAACAAGAAGAACCAGGACACGCTGACCGACATTTTTCGAAAGCTGACAAATGAACTGCGCGCCCAGTATCTTGTCCAATACTACTCAGACGCCGATTATCCGGAAAACCAGTACATCAATTTGAAGGTACTGCTCAAAGCCGGAAGTCATCGCGTCCGCGCCCGGCAAGGGTATTTCGTGAAAAAATAGGAGCGCGGGCATCCCTGCCCGCGCGCGAAGATCAGCCTTCCAGATTCAACCCAAACTGCGCTTGAAGATTTCGATTACCGATTCTTGACGGCCTTGCGGACCGCTTGGCTTTGCGTTGTTTGCGTTCTCCGCGCGGGAAAATGGATGTTCGGTGAGGGCGAGCCGGTTCCTCGCGCAAAGTCCGCCAAGATCGCAACGACGGGAAGTCTCAAAATTCGCCTCGATTGCTCAATCCCGGTTAAAAACACGACAATTCAGTCGCGATTCCTCTGGGGAACGGCCATCTTCCCCATTTCGAAGTCGCGCGAAGGAACCGGCGTTCCCTGGACCGCGATGTTTCCCATCAAGGGTTCGTGCGGCCTCGGTTCGACACGCTGGTTCGAATTCGTGCTGATCGCGATCGCGCCGACCTCCTGCGAACGTTTTGGCGCGTTGAACATAAAGACGATGCCGATCGCGCTGAAGAAACTGACGATCAGCGAAACGAAGGCGGTCGCGATGATCTTCGAGCGATTCTTCACGCGCGCCCAGCCGACCGGGCAGTCTTTGGTCATCACGC is a genomic window of Acidobacteriota bacterium containing:
- a CDS encoding OmpA family protein, whose translation is MLKKFSVLLLAVLIGVVSAFAQDAQLRSLTAGQKYKIKGAVVAKDDTSFVIRDGTGVDTKVVISSATSIKTKGGLFGGGDKIASSQIVRGLNMEVEGRGDSSGSLAAEKIRFGKDDFRVAQSIDARATPTEERVSQTEQNQQRLSGQIDELMAISNAAKGGAKAAQETADAAVQGVNVTNQRITALDDYVVQSTATVNFKVNSAVLSPEGKSSLDQMAQTAIQLKGYVIEVTGFASAEGDEKKNKVLSQRRAQAVIDYLVETHNIPLRRIGQSFGYGELQAIADNSTKEGREQNRRVEVKLLVNRGLNQNVEVRTNPQTDEK
- a CDS encoding VWA domain-containing protein — protein: MLKSLNVAALLILAIASSIVAQTPTPTPRIEDDNEVIKVESRLIVVPVSVTDSTGQPVAGLTASDFLISEENRPQEIAQVTSADKVPLEIALLFDISATTSPMFDFQLQTAIKFLQDVMRPEDRATIFTIGERPVMISARETAERSAIAIKTIQPTKQFTSFYDTVRQSADFLIKNAPAGTRRVVVTLSDGEDTNSDAIRDAINDGYRKLGRRIDSIDSKTLYQLTIKNRDEASVREQGRVLRFLQNADTVFYSINSAGNSYQLNKGSLFGQANMQRFADDTGGTAFLPKFQPVTLKDPVLNSYNNKKNQDTLTDIFRKLTNELRAQYLVQYYSDADYPENQYINLKVLLKAGSHRVRARQGYFVKK